Genomic DNA from Oryza sativa Japonica Group chromosome 5, ASM3414082v1:
TGAAAATTCAATTCAGCAGTATAAGGCATAAGCTAGCAAACGCGACATTTGTATACACCATATAAAGGCTTACGATACTGAACAATGAATAGCATGCACTGATGCCTACCATCACAAATTTGTCTTTGACCCATACAAGTTCACCATCTTGGCATTATAACGAACATAAGATGTGGGTTGTGGTATGATTGATAAATGTTACTTGTTCTAAAACAGGAATTTCCAACAATAACACGCAGATGACCTAATTTTTCCAGGAGTCATAGCAAAACAGCATAGCAATAACAAATACAATTTCTATCTGGCTTACCTTCATCCTGTATCCATTTTCAAGAACTTTAAGTTGCTCGAGATCCTCTTCTAGCTGTAATGGAGTTGGTGGAAGCTCTGGATAGATCTTCAAAAACTTGGAATCAAAGCCCTTCATGAAAAAAAGGCACACTATGAAGAGTAGGCACTACAGGCTACAGGAGTATCCAAAAGAAAATAACACAAAGCTGAGAATGAAGTATGAGTTGATAAATACCGCAATGCCCAGATGAAGAAGATATGGAAACTGAGGATTGACTTTCCCTGATCTGAAATGTTCAAAATTGCAAGTGACAATTTGATCGATTTAAtagcatcatctattaaaaaacggaggtagtatctcaCTTATTAAATGGAATCAGCCCTCTTGAGAAGTATATTGCATAACCCTGGTTATCTAAAACACACTTCACTCGATTTGTATCAGATGCATCTTCAGGTTTCAGTGCAGTGACAGCTGTGCTAAAGACTGCATCAGGAGCTCGCTGCAAGCCAAATTGAAGGACATCACTAGAGCAAGTAAATTACGTGAATTAAAAGGAGATGCAAAAGGTAAAAGATAAAAAGGAGTGCAACATCAAGTGCACTCTGTATTCTCCAATGaagaatttaaaactttcaatgtATTCAAGTCTAAGCTTGCTTATGATAAAATAAAAGCCCTAGttcaaaaaaatatctaataaAAATTTGTTTATTTGATGGGAACTGCAAAAACTAGCAAGATATAGTTTACATAAGTAACAACCTGTAGTGCCATAACTACACCATCTATTATCTCTGGTTCAATAAGAGGCTCGTCTCCTTGAATATTGACAACAATATCATAATGCTTGTTTAGCTTTTGAAGAGCCTCACAGCAACGCTCAGATCCTAAATGAAGCATATGCCAACGAAAAACATGTAGGGGTTAATCAAGTAATCATGGAAAGGGCAAATAATGACAAAACAACATAAGCTGTACCATTTCTGCATGATTCTGATGTCATTATTACATCAGCTCCGAATCCTCTACAACATTCAGCTATTCTTTCATCGTCCGTTGCCACGACTATGACACAGAGAAAATGGTGAGAATGGCTGAGTGGACTGGCAGTATCAAAACGATTAGCATGTGCAATGCAGATTCAAAAACACCTACGACTAATATCATGAAAGAAAAGTTATAAACAACAATTACTTGTACAAATGGTGTCACAAAAGAGAGATAGGCCACAAGTCAAAATATACGATGATACTAAACATAATGTTTTGAGCAGAAACAGGAAAAGATTAAATATAAGATTTATGAGCTTGGACTTACCAACATGGTCCAAAGAGGAGGCTAACATAACTCTTTCCCATGTTCTCTGTAAAAGTGTAAGGTAAAAGTTTCAGGACTAACTAGATCTGCTTAGGACAAAAAAAATTCCCAACATGAGGAACTACACAGATTATTCAACAAACCAACTTGCAAGATATCATATCAACGTTATCCAATAGGCAATAGTGCATTCTATATGTCAATCACATAGAAGATAACTTGAAGTAGCATAATCCCTCATCAGACAGCTCTGGTCTGTGGCACTAACCTCGGTGCTCAAAGTAATATTAATAATACAACAAAATTGCATTCACTTTAAAGGACTCCTTAAAGTCCTTAGGGTAAATTAGGCATCCCCACCTAATTTGCCGTAGTTATGAAGTAAAGAGATGTTACAATGTGAATTCTGGACGAAACGCAAAATGAGAACCCTCATTCCACAGCTCGAAACAACCAAGAAACTGCGACATGGTATAACAACATCTAACATGTAGAAGAATATCGAAGGTCTTGACGCGTACGACCATGTCGCACGTAACGAAACGAGCAATTCCCAATAATGGAATCCAACTGAAAGCTCAGCAagtcactgctgctgctgctactgcctaCTACTGTAGTGAAATTGCATCCTGATGAAGAGGACGCCAcaggcacagcagcagcagcagcaaatcgCAACGAGAAAACACGAATGGAACTCATCTCGCGGGTTTTCATCACCGATTCCATTTCCTCGCTTGAATTCCTCAGCACAAGCTTTCCACTCGCACTCTCAGATCCAGTCTCAACACGCGAAGCAAAAGCGCAAATCAAGCGGGTGGCGTAGGCGGTAGGACGGGAGTCGGGACCTACCTGTATCATGGGCTTGCCGAGGATGGGGGCGAGCGGCTTCCCCtcgaagcgggaggaggcgaAGCGCGCCGGTATGATGCCCACCGCGCGGCCGCGGAACCCGCCCGGCCGCCTGTACAAGtaggccgcggccgccgcagccgccgccgccgcgccgagggCCAACCCGTGGAAGATCAACGCGCGCCCCCCCaaccccggcgccggcgaggattcCGACGACGGCGGGCAGATCGGCATCTCCGCCGGCTTCTTcgcacggcggcgccgctgaTCCCCACTGCGACTGCGACTGCGACCGCCACGTGCCACCGACGCGATGCTGGTGAGCGGCGAGTTTGATGCGCCGCCGAAGCAGCCAGGCCCAACCTAGCCTGGCCCGTCTACTTCCCTGGGCCTAGCCCAAATGCCACGGATGCAACGAGGAAGTAGCAAGTCTATATTTTCTCCCTATGTCTTACCCTCGATCGAATTGCATCCCTCGACCGTAACTTCCAAAGCCGGTGCAAAATTGCTCCTCCAAATGAGGAATCAAaactgaggaaaaaaaatagtagctcAGTTCACCCGATTTTCTTGTTCTTGATTCACACCGAGACTGAAGTGAACCACTGTTGAAACTCAAAATCTCGTTAAATTTGTGCATTTCTAAAGAAAACGTGAGACTTGAAACAGAGTTGACGACGTCAGCATTTTCTTTGCATTACTTAACTTGCAGGGAAATGCATATCAAGTGATCTCTCGTCTCATCGACAATGTCAACAATTATTGTCAACAAAGTAGCGCTTGATTAAGCACGGAATTGACTTATTGCAGATGGGGCATGATGAGATCGTACGCGTGAAACATATACTTCCTAGGCTACACGTCATTGGCTCGTAGCACGCAGTGTACATAAATACACCATCTGGTCCATGCGGGACGAACTAACTCTTCGTATGCTTCACGTGTGCATTTCATAGCTCTTGCTGTCTATTCCAAGACATGAATGGACAAAAGCTACCGCTAATTATCCACACGCCTAATTAAACACACGCCGTGTGTACGAGGATTACGTGCTAATTGCACAACTCCTCGACCATTTCCCTCGGCCACTTCTACGAAAAAAACTCGAGCTACCTTCAACGAAGGGCACCTGAACTGAAACCGACCGACGCAATCACAAACGCACACACAAAGCATTACTCAATTCCTACGAACTGAATGCAAATGCACAAGGGAATGAATGAATGATATTACGAATCAGTTGCTTCTGAGAGTTTCTGAAAACGAATTGATCGAGCTGGATTCGAATCCTGTCATTTCAATTCCGTGTCATTTTCCGGCGTTTTGGACGGGTGCGGCCAATGGTGACAGAAAGGGATCGATCAAGGGGGACATTACCAGCCACTTAATTTGTtagtactattttttttgtccCGATTTAATTAAGCACGGCCACAGATTTCGTGTGGCAGGGACGGCGCGTGACCCGTCAGCAATTCACCAAACCTAAGCTTCGAT
This window encodes:
- the LOC4339603 gene encoding 3-deoxy-manno-octulosonate cytidylyltransferase, whose protein sequence is MPICPPSSESSPAPGLGGRALIFHGLALGAAAAAAAAAAYLYRRPGGFRGRAVGIIPARFASSRFEGKPLAPILGKPMIQRTWERVMLASSLDHVVVATDDERIAECCRGFGADVIMTSESCRNGSERCCEALQKLNKHYDIVVNIQGDEPLIEPEIIDGVVMALQRAPDAVFSTAVTALKPEDASDTNRVKCVLDNQGYAIYFSRGLIPFNKSGKVNPQFPYLLHLGIAGFDSKFLKIYPELPPTPLQLEEDLEQLKVLENGYRMKVIKVDHDAHGVDAPEDVEKIEALMRARNIQ